TTTAGGATTCTTTTTATTTTCAGTTTTTAGCGATGAAAAAACACGTTACTATGCGTTTTTTTCTTTTCTATGCGCGGCAACCCTAACTTTATTACTTTCTTATCTTAAGTTTTTTGGTTGGGATATTTTGCATCGCTTTAGTGGTGATTCAGGGGTTTTTAAAGATCATATATTTACCGGATTTTTGTTAGCTTTTACCAGTTACGCCTATGCTTTACTCGCATTTTCAAATAAAAAATGGCGTTTAGTTTTTACGGTGTTATTTTTACTCGCATCATTCAACGTATTATTTATTAATCTAGGCCGATCAGGGTATGTTGTTTTTTTCAGTTTGCTTTTATTGTTAAGCTGGCAGAAGTTTTCCTGGAAGGGATTTAGTGTAGCTGTATTGCTGTCTATTTTTTTATTAGGCGGTACATTGTTGTTGCCATCAAATTTTAAAGATCGTTTTTTTACCGTACACAAAGAAATTCAACAATATGATAAAGGAAAAGAGGACACCTCAACCGGTCTGCGTTTAAGCTTTTATAAAAACAGTTTGCAGTTATTCTTCAAACACCCTTGGATAGGCACAGGCACAGGCAGTTTTGCTAAGGCCTATGCTTCAGTCGCTAAAGAGAATGAATGGCTAACAAAAAATCCGCATAATGAATATTTGAATATCGCTGTTCAATTTGGGTTATTAGGTCTCATCGTGTTATTAGCTTTGTTTATATCGCATTGGCAGCAAAGTTTTAGGTTGCCTTGGGTTGCAAAAAATTTTGCGCAAGCGGTAGTCGTCTCTATAGCAGTAGGTTGTTTATTTAATTCCTGGTTGCTGGATGTAACTCAGGGAACTTTCTATGTGTTATTTACGGCATTGTTATTTAGTCGTGCTTCTGATAACTGTTTAGAATTTGAGCAGGGAATAGGCTAAAAGGTCTAATTTTAATAAGATTACTCGCTTAATAAGGTATTTTTAAAAAATACCTTATCTGTGTTAGATTGAGTATTCGGTTTTTCCTCAACATTTTCTACACTAGCGTTGAGACTAGATTCCATAGTTAAAGCGTCATCATTTTATTGTGGTTCGCATGAAACATTTGTTTTTTTCACTCTCTCGTTTCGCGGTAGTTTTTTTAAGCAGTAGTTTGGTTTTTTTTGCGCTGCTTGTTGTTACGGGTCGACTTTTAACGCCTTTTTTAAATCATCAAACACAAGCCATCGAGCAGTTTACGGCTGATTTATTGCATAAACCGGTACAGGTCAAACAATTCTCAGTAATTTGGCGGGGGTTGCTGCCTATTTTACAGGGCGAAGACGTGATTATTTGGAATGATTCACGTACACAGCCCCTATTGCAGGTAAAACAATTAGATGTGGGTATTAATCTTGTAAAAACACTTTTAACAGGCAGTATTAAATTAGGTGAAGTGAGGGGTTTAGGCGCTGAGCTAGCGATTCATCAAACAAAAGATAATCAATTCATCGTAAATGGATTTAATACCGCCTTGGCTCAACCTGAGAAGGATCAACCTAATAGCATTAATGCGCTTTTAGGATGGTTATTAGAGCCACAATTAAGTTTGCAAAATATAAAATTAAGCTATTATCCGGTATCGGGTGAAAAATGGCCTGAGATGCAATTGAGTGCGGCGATAGAAAATAAGAATAATCATCATTATTTAAGCGCACAATTACAATTTATAGGAACAGCACAACCAGAAAATTTAACACTAATTGCTGATATGACGGGATCAGTAGAACCATCGCTAAATAATCTAAAAGGTCAGTTTTATCTGGAAGGACATTCTGTTTTGCTCGATAGATGGATCGCTTTAGTCACAAAAAAATATACGCTTCAACAAGGCGTGGCTAATTTCAAGCTTTGGTCAGATTGGCAGCAAGCGCATTTTACTAAAATACAGGCTTTAGTCGCGCATACTGAAAACAGCGTTATACAGATTGCCAAGGAACCGCCGCTTACTTTAATGCCTTTTTCTGCCAATATAGAATGGCAGTCAGCATCCGATAACAGCTGGGCTGTTAATGCCATTGTAAGAAACTTCGGTTTTTTAGCGTGGAAAAAAATACCAGGCGTTAAAGGATTAAATGCGTATGCTCACGTCACGCCGAATTCGGGAAATTTTACTGCACATTCAAGAAATTTAGATGTAGATTTTAAAAAGTTATTCAAAGCGCCTATTCACCTGGATGATTTATACAGTGAGTTAAATTGGCAACGCAAAACGGATGCTACCTTAATAAAAGTAACAAAATTTTCTGCTGTTAATGCCGATGCGTCGGCGAATGGGCAAATGGGTTTATTAATACCAGCGAACAATGCAACGCCCATCATTAATTTGTTAGCACATGTTAAAACCAAGCGACCTTCTCAAATTGGCTCTTATTTACTACTACCGTTTGTAGGGCATGAATTAGTGCAATGGTTAGATAGCGCTATTATAAAAGGTAAAGGCGATGGTAGTGTCATACTACAAGGATCCCTTTCTGAGTTTCCCTTTGACAAAAATGACGGTACTTTTTTAATTGATACACAGATTCATAATGCCGAATTGCATTATGAATCAGATTGGCCAAATTTGCAGAATATCAATGGTGAACTGGTTTTTTCAGGACGTCAAATGCAGATGGTGGTGGATTCTGCAGAAATTTTTGGTGTCGATTTAAAAGATATTCGCGCAAATATCCCATTGATTAAAACGCATGTGCAAGCCATGTTGCATATTGCAACAGACACCATTAATACGCAATTAGAAAAAGGCTTGGATTTTCTGCAAGCAACACCCTTGGCAAAAGAGCTGGGTGGCTTATCGAGCTTAGAGTTGACAGGACCTTTAAAGCTGGCGTTGCAGCTAACTGTTCCATTGGAATCAGGAAAAGAAAAATTAAAAGTAGCGGGTACGGGCATAACACAAAACGCCAAAGCTAATATTCCTTCACATAATATTCAAATTGATGATTTAAAAGGCCAATTTTCTGTGTCTGAAACGAGTGTGCAAGCGCAAAATTTAATGGGCGTACTCTGGAATAAACCGATTAACATCGGTATTCGATCGGTGCCTAAAACGCAGTTAGTCATTAACTACGATGGTATTGATACGGTATTGAGTCCGGAAGGGCAAGGTTGGCGATTTTCCGTTAATAATAAACTAGCTAAGGGCAGCATCTTAATTCCTAATAATAAAGAGCAGGCTATAGAAGCTAACTTTGATTCGCTGGTTTTAAATTCAGAGTCATCTGCACAGAGTGAGTGGAGTTTTAAACAAATTCCAGCGATTAACTTGATTGCTAAGGATGTTCGTTATAATAAAATGGATTTTGGCAAAGTGCAGTTAAAATTACGTCCCGTTTTAGCAGGTATTGCCATTAGAGGATTACAAGCAGGCAATGCGAGTTATCATCTAATAGCGAATGGTGTTTGGCATAGACAAGAAAACAAAAAAACCGAATTCATCGGACAGTTAGATAGTCCTGATTTAAGCAGTTTTTTACGTAGTTGGGGGTTACCCGCTAGCCTTACAGCCGAGCAAGCGCATATTCGATTCAATTTGCAATGGTCCGGTGCACCCTATGAGATCAATCTTGCGAAACTACAGGGTAGTTTTTCTTTTAATGCGGCAAATGGCCAGATCGTCGATATTGGATCCAGTGCAGAAGCTAAGCTCGGTTTTGGTCGATTACTAACTTTTTTAAGTTTACAAAGTTTAGGTAAACGTTTGCAGTTAGATTTTAGTGATTTGCAGGCAAAGGGTTTTGATTTTACGAGTATGCAGGGACACTTTAATTTAAGGGCTGGGAATGCGATTACACGTGATCTCACCATCGAAGGGCCTGTTGCAGCGATTAGTATTATGGGTCGTGTTGGATTGCAGGCCAAAGATTATGACCTAAGGATTAAGGTATTGCCGCATTTTACATCCAGTTTACCTGTTATCGTCGGTTTAGCCGGTGGCCCTATTGCAGGAGCTATTACGTGGGTTGCTAATGCAGTATTAGGTTCTACCGTGCAGAAAATTGCTGAGACAAGTTATCATATAACGGGATCGTGGGCTAAACCAAACATTCAAAAAAATACTTAATTTTATAGCATTGACACTTCATCGTCATTGCGAGCGCCATAGGCGCGCGGCAATCTAGGAATTAAATAGACTGGATGGCCACGCTCATTTTATTCGCTCGCCATGACGAGTTATATTTTACTTAATTTAAAATTTAATAATGAGTGTTAATAACATTTTAAAAAATAGCATATATGTTGTTTTAAAGTTAGCTTTTATGCGTATGAATTGCATCCTATCGCTGGCTACGATAGGATGTAATGATGACCAAAAATAATCTTATACTTGCCCGCCAAGTTTTATTAGAGCCAGCGGGTCTTACTGAAAATCAACTACAAACCGTTCTAAGTCAGCTACTCAGTCCAGCAGTGGACATGGCCGATCTCTATTTTCAAGCGACGCAATCAGAGAGTTGGGTACTAGAAGATCGAATCATTAAAAATGGTAGCTTTAATATTGAACGGGGCGTGGGTGTGCGCGCGATTAGCGGTGAAAAAACCGGCTTCGCTTATTCAGATGATATCATCTTACCGGCATTACAGTCAGCTGCTAAAATGGCAGCAAGTATTGCGGGAAGGGGGCAGCATGGGCATATGAATGCTTGGCAGAAGAAACCCTTAGTCAATCCCTTATACCAACCTATTGACCCCATTTTATCCTTGAATGAGCGTGAAAAATTAGACCTATTGCGACAAGTGGATGAAGCGGCACGGGCGATGGATCCGCGGGTACAACAAGTTAATGTGAGCTTAGTGGGTGAACAAGAGACCATACTTGTATTCAATAGCGATGGCTCGATGTCAGCGGATATTCGGCCTTTAGTTCGTTTAAATGTCAGTGTGATTGCTGAAGAAAAAGGTCAACGCGAACAAGGATTTGCCGGTGGCGGAGGGCGAACCGATTATCATTATTTTATGCGCGATAATATTGCTATTGATTTAGCTAAAGAAGCGGTTCGACAAGCCATTTTAAATTTAGAAGCGGTGCCAGCGCCCGCTGGTACGATGCCGGTGGTATTAGGACCGGGGTGGCCGGGTGTTCTATTGCACGAAGCGGTAGGTCATGGTTTAGAAGGTGATTTCAATCGAAAAGGAAGTTCTGCGTTTACAGGTCGGGTTGGCCAGCGCGTTGCTTCACCGGGTTGTACCGTGGTAGATGATGGCACATTACCGAACCGACGTGGCTCGCTCACGATTGATGATGAAGGAACGCCTACTCAGCGAACGATACTGATTGAAAAAGGTATTTTGAAAGGCTACATGCAAGATAAACTCAATGCTCGCTTGATGGGAACGCAATCTACCGGTAATGGACGTCGAGAATCCTATGCCTGTCTTCCTATGCCTAGAATGACCAATACTTATATGTTACCGGGTCCTTATGCACCGGAAGAGATTATTGCTTCTGTTGATAAAGGTCTGTATGCCGTGAATTTTTCCGGAGGGCAGGTTGATATTACCTCAGGTAAATTTGTATTTTCGGCTTGCGAAGCTTATTTGATTGAGAATGGTCGAATAACGCGTCCTGTTAAAGGGGCCACCTTAATTGGCAATGGACCAGAAGTGTTAAATCAGGTTTCTATGATAGGCAATGATCTAAAACTTGATAGTGGCATTGGTAGTTGTGGAAAAGAGGGGCAAAGTGTTCCTGTTGGCGTGGGACAACCTACTTTGAAGATAGATAGTTTAACCGTAGGTGGTACCGCAACTTAACGTTAGCTTCATAGCACTTGAATTTTCGACAACACAGACGAAAGTTCAAGTGCGAAGAGTCTAGAAAACTATTTCAACACTATGACAAAATCCATCTCTCATCTTTATACATACCGTCGTTTATTGGGTTATCTACAACGTAACTGGGGATGGTTTCTATTAGGGATAATAGGCACTGTTTTTTTAGCCGGTACCGACGCAGGTCTGATTTGGTTCTTAAAACCTTTATTAAATAAAGGTTTTGTTGATAAAGATATGCATTTTATACGTTATTTGCCGATCATTTTAGTGGTTGCGTTTATTGTACGCGGGCTTGCTAATTTTTCTTCAGGTTATTGCTTAGCGCGGGTTGCTAGAAGTACCGTCATGCATATTCGGCAAGAAGTTTTAGCAAAACTGTTACGTTTGCCGGCTACTTTTTATGATAATACAACGTCCGGCCAATTACTTTCGACGATTATTTATAATGTTGAGCAAATAGCCAATGCAAGCACCAATTCATTAATTACCTTAGTGCAAGAAAGTGCATTCATTATTGGTTTAGTCATTATTATGTTAACGGCAAGTTGGCAATTGAGTTTGCTTTTTTTTGTTGCGGTGCCTACGATGATTTGGATTGCGCGTTATTCGAGTCGCCGTATGCGTACCTTAAATAAAGCGGTACAAGATTCCATGAGTGAGTTAACGCAAGTTGCTGAAGAAGTTATCGATGGCTATAAAGTAATTCGCACCTTTGGTGGGGAAAATTATGAAACCACAAAATTTAATAGTTTATTAGGACGAAACCGCTTTCGTGAATTAAAAGTGGTGGTAACGAGTTCCTTAGCTAGTTCAGCGGTGCAGCTTATTGCAGGAGGAATTGTGGTGATTACAATTTATCTTGCAACCTCACATTTGACGCATATTACAGCGGGGGGATTTGCCTCCATGGTGACGGCGATGTTGCTTTTATTAAAGCCTATGCGCAATTTAGCGGCGGTTAATAACGTTATTCAACGTGGTGTGTCAGCAGCGAGTAGTATTTTTGCTTTACTCGATGAAAAGCCAGAACGTGATGAAGGAACGCATACCTTATCGACAGTAAAAGGTGCGTTAGAATTTCGGGATGTTAATTTTTCTTATTTGCAAAACCAGGTTGTTTTAGCAGGGATTAGTTTTAAAGTTAATCCAGGTGAAACGATTGCCATCGTAGGGCGTTCTGGTAGCGGGAAATCTACCTTAGTTAATTTATTACCACGTTTTTATGATCACTACACTGGAAAAATTCTGCTGGATGGTATTGATATTCGTGAATTAAAACTCAGTGATTTACGTACCCAATTTGCTTTTGTTTCTCAGCACGTCACCTTATTTAATGATACTATTGCGCATAATATTGCTTATGGTCAATTAAGTAGTGTGAGTGAATCTATGATTAGACGTGCTGCAACAGCAGCGCATGCCATGGAATTTATTCAGCAATTGCCTGAAGGGTTGAGCACTTTAATCGGTGAAAATGGTGTGCTACTATCTGGCGGTCAACGGCAACGGATTGCAATTGCACGTGCGTTACTTAAAAATGCACCCTTTCTAATTTTAGATGAAGCGACTTCTGCTTTAGATACCGAAGCAGAACGACATATACAAGCAGCATTAGAAGAGCTCATGCACAATCGTACGACTTTAGTGATTGCACACCGACTTTCTACCGTAGAAAAAGCTAGTAAAATTTTAGTGTTGGATGCGGGGTGCATCGTTGAAACCGGTACACATCAAGAATTACTCGCAAGAAATGGTTATTATGCCAAGCTTTATAGTATGCAGTTTGCAGTTTAGTAGACTTCTTGTGAGAGTACTTTCTGAGAGTGTCTGCATCAAAAATGCATTTAATTAATAATGCATTTAATTAATCATGAAAGTGTTATAAATTATAAAGTACAAAGGATTGCTAGTCGTGTTTCATTTATTCTCAGCAACTATCGCCTTTTTCACCACAGTATTCTGCATTTTTTTACTTAAGCCTTTAGCGCTACGCCTTGGTTTGATTGATGTGCCAAATGATCGAAAACAGCATCAACATCATACGCCATTAATAGGCGGTTTAGCGATGTTTATAGGCTTTTTGGTAGCACTATTAACCTTGCCGATTTCTTTGCAGCACTATCGCAGTTTTATTGCGGGATCCGCCTTGTTGGTGTTTGTTGGGCTGCTAGATGATTTTCATGAGCTTTCACCCAGAAGCCGCTTTTTAGCACAAATTTTTGCATTATTACTGATGTTTTTTTGGGGTGGGATCAAGTTAACACATTTAGGTGATTTAATTTTTTATAAACCCATCGGTTTAGGCATTTATAGTCTTCCAGTGACGCTTATAGCCGGTTTGGGCATTATCAATGCGATTAATATGACGGATGGTGTTGATGGTTTGGCGGGGACATTGGTACTAACCGAATTAACCTTATTAATAGTTTGCACTGTCATAAAGGGGCAGTTTTTATCGCTGTCTATTTTATTATTAATTGCGGCAACGGTTTTAGCTTTTTTAATGTTTAATTTTCGATTACCGCGTCGTTTGCATGCGCAAGTTTTTATGGGTGATGCAGGGAGTATGTTTTTAGGCTTTGCTTTAGTTTGGTTTTTAATTGAACTTTCGCAATCCGGATCGCAAGCCGTCAGGCCGGTTACGATGTTATGGATTACGGGTTTGCCTTTATTTGATACAACGGCGGTTATGCTTTATAGAGCGAGCAAAAAGCAATCAATTTTTTCTTCTGATAGACAACATTTACACCATTTGTTAGTCGAATTAAATATGACATCTGCGCAAATAAGTATCAGCTTAGGTGCCAGCAATTTAGCATTAGGGCTGCTTGGTGTATTGGCTGATCATTACCAATGGGCAGAAGGAGTAGTGTTTATTGGATTTATCATTCTTTTTGTATTGTATTTTATAAGTCTATTTTATTTGCGATATAAGCTTTCTCAAAAGAAAAATAGTGTAGTTTTTGCGCGTTTATTGAGTGAAAATTAAAAAATACTTGCATTCTTTTGCAATTATGTATAAAAACTAAGTTGTTACTAGATGTTGCAGCGTGCGCTTCTAGCACGATGGATTTTAGTAACAGAAAAATTTTTCTTAATCCATTTTTATTACAGGGGATAGATGATCATGATCATGAAAAAGACTGGTCTCGTTATTGCTGCCGCTGCTGCTGCTATGATTCTTTCTGGTTGTGCTACAGGCGCACGTAATATACCTGAAAATTCGCCAATTTGTGAAACACCTTGTGCAGCACCCTGCAACACATGTAAATGTATGAGCAGTTGTAAATCCGCCTGCCCAACCAAAAAACATAAAAGACATAAAAAACACCGCCGTTGCAGTGCAGAAAATACACAAACACAAATGAGTGCATAAAAATTAATTTATAGTTTGTTTATGGCTTTCCATTAACAAACAGTGTGTGTACAATAAAGCCGCGTACAAACTACGCGGCTTTTTTTATGTCATTCGATGGGAATAAAAACTTTTTAGTAGGTTAAATTGTTAAGATGGATGAAGTTTTTCTTGGCTTCGGTCTTGGTTTACGCGCACCCCATTACTCCACTATTCTAGAAAGCCGTCCTAAAGTGGATTGGTTTGAAGCGATTACCGAAGATTATTTAGTGCCAGGTGGTCGACCACTTTACTACCTTAATCGTATACGTGAACACTATCCATTGGTTATGCATGGCGTGTCGCTGTCTATAGGCAGTGGTGACGGTATTAATTTTGAGTACTTAAAAAAAGTAAAAGCATTGGCGGCTTCTATACAACCGGCTTGGATATCCGATCATTTGTGTTGGACAGGTATTCAAGGGCTCAATATGCATGATCTTTTGCCGCTTCCCTATACTGAAGAAAGCTTAAATCATGTCGTAAATAAAATTAAAAAAGTACAGGACTTTTTAGGAAGGCAAATATTATTAGAAAATGTATCGAGCTATATTGAATATCAAGCATCGATGATGAAAGAGTGGGATTTTTTAGCCGCTATCGCAGAACAAGCGGATTGTTTTATTTTATTAGATATTAATAATATTTATGTTAGTTCGATTAATCACCAATTTAATCCTTTAGATTATTTAAATGCGATTCCAGCGCATCGTGTGCGCCAATTTCATTTAGCGGGTCATAAAAACTGCGGAACTCATATTATCGATACGCATGATGCGCCTATTATTGATTCCGTTTGGTCACTGTATGCGGCGGCTGTGCGTCGATTTGCTAAGGTGTCTACGATGATCGAACGTGATGATAATATTCCCGCCTTATCCGAATTATTAACCGAGTTGCAGCAAGCCAGACAAATCGCCGAAACCGTATGGAAAGAAGAAGATGTCTTCATTAGTTAGTCTACAAGAGGCGTTGCAGCGCCATTTGCTTGAGGATGATGAACAGATTGCCAATGAGTTAGTGTCGCCACGACAAGGCGGCCTGGTTGAGCGTTTGGCGGTCTATGCGGATGGCTATCGTTGGCGGCTTATCGATGCGCTACAGAAAGAGTACGCACTCTTGCATCACTACTTAGGTGATGATGCTTTTACGGAGCTAGCAGATACCTATATTGATGAAAATCCATCGCGTTTTTACTCTATTAGTGATTTTACTAAGCAGCTTCCCGAGTTTTTGCTTAAGTATCGACCACAGCAGGGTTATTTGAGTGAATTAGCTCAAATTATTAGCGCTTTAAGTCTGAGTTTAGAGGCAGCCGATGTGCCATTTTTAGACCAAGCGGCCTTGGCTAAAATACCTGTACAAAATTGGCCTTCACTGTGTTTTAAATTTCATCCCTCACTGCACTATTTCTCATTTCAGTGGAATACGTTTGCACTCTGGAAAGCACTGGTGAAAAAAACAGCGTATCCTACGCTGATAAGGCAAAATTCGTATTGCATTGTTTGGCGCAAGGAATTACAGTCTTATGCTAATAGTTTGGCAGAATCAGAGGCGGCCGTTTTTGCCGCCTTCTCTGCAGGTGCTTGTTTTGAAGAGGTATGTGAGCGCGTTTGTGCGCGTGGTTTAGTGGGCGAGACTGAAGCCGCTGCCTTACTGGCGAATTGTTTAACACGATGGCTCAATGATCATTTGATTTCGGAGGTTTATATCCCTTAATGACAACACGGTATATTTTTATCACAGGTGGCGTGGTCTCTTCTTTAGGGAAGGGTATTGCGGCGGCGTCTTTAGGGGCTATTTTAGAATCGAGGGGTCTTAAAGTTAGCCTACTTAAACTGGATCCTTATTTAAATCTTGATCCGGGGACGATGAGTCCTTATCAGCATGGCGAGGTGTTTGTCACTGAAGACGGGGCTGAGACCGATCTCGATCTGGGTCATTACGAGCGTTTTGTGCGCGCTAAAATGACGCGAAATAATAATTTTACCGCGGGTCAAATTTATGCGCGTGTGCTGCGTAAAGAGCGCCGTGGTGACTATTTAGGGGGCACGGTACAGGTCATACCGCATGTTACGGATGAAATAAAGCAGGCCATTGTTAAGGGTGCGGACGATGCAGATATTGCGTTAGTTGAGATTGGTGGAACGGTCGGTGATATGGAATCACTGCCATTTTTAGAAGCGATACGTCAATTGCGTATTGAGTTGGGAAATCAGCAAACCTTATTTATTCATTTAACCTGGGTGCCTTATATAGGCACAGCCGGTGAAATTAAAACCAAGCCTACTCAACACTCGACTAAAGAACTCGGTTCGTTTGGTATACAAGCGGATATGTTGATTTGTCGTTCAGAAAAAGAACTGCCAGAACATGCACGGGAAAAAATTGCTTTATATACTAATGTAGGAGCGGGTGTTATTTCATTACCGGATGTGGATAACATTTATCGCGTACCTCTACTATTGCATGAGCAAGGATTGGACGAAATGGTGCTGAAGCGATTTGGCCTAAATTATCCGCCAGCCGATCTAAAGGCATGGGAAGAAGTCGTTGCGGCCCAAAAAAATCCTACTGCCGAAGTGAAAGTAGGTATGGTTGGCAAGTATATGGGCTTAGCAGATTCTTATAAATCCTTAAGTGAAGCCTTAATTCATGCGGGTATTAAAACACACACCTATGTGAATATTGTGTATATCGATGCAGAAGCTTTAGAGCAACACGGTACTAAATTATTAGAACCTTTAGACGCTATTTTGGTTCCAGGAGGATTCGGTAAGCGCGGCATTGATGGGAAAATCATGGCAGCACAATACGCACGTGAAAATAACGTACCTTATCTTGGAATTTGCTTGGGCATGCAAACCGCACTGATAGAATTTGCGCGTCATGTGGGGCTAAAAGCTGCACACAGTACGGAGTTTGATGATCAAACGCCTTATCCGGTGGTTGCTTTAGTAACTGAGTGGGTGACACCAGAAGGACGGCGTGAAAAACGTGACAAAGACTCTGATTTGGGTGGTACCATGCGCTTAGGTGGACAAACCTGTTGCTTGGTAGAAGGGAGTAAAGCCAGAACTTTATATGGAAAGGACAGTGTTATTGAGCGTCATAGACATCGTTATGAAGTAAATGATCAATTGTTACCTAAATTAGAAGAAAATGGTTTAATTGTTTCGGGTCGTTCAGCGGATGGCAATTTAGTAGAAATGATTGAACTAAAAGATCATTCCTGGTTTATTGGTTGTCAGTTTCATCCTGAATTTACTTCAAATCCGCGTGATGGACATCCGTTATTTGTTAGTTTTGTTGAAGCTGCACGGTCGCAACATGCTCAAACATTGCATGCAGATAAAGTTATTTCAACTTAGCAATTTAGTAATATAAATTCTATTTATAAATAGGGTGGACAGATAATAAATGGATGGTATAAACG
This is a stretch of genomic DNA from Candidatus Rickettsiella viridis. It encodes these proteins:
- a CDS encoding O-antigen ligase family protein; this translates as MSASTIATKISGLKNSFKHLSQIFVIIAAFALPLSTAVLEVFFIASVMCCILAGDWKKHAEVLRTNRMALMFLVFFALFIVCISYSVASWSEELYILSKYSKFLLGFFLFSVFSDEKTRYYAFFSFLCAATLTLLLSYLKFFGWDILHRFSGDSGVFKDHIFTGFLLAFTSYAYALLAFSNKKWRLVFTVLFLLASFNVLFINLGRSGYVVFFSLLLLLSWQKFSWKGFSVAVLLSIFLLGGTLLLPSNFKDRFFTVHKEIQQYDKGKEDTSTGLRLSFYKNSLQLFFKHPWIGTGTGSFAKAYASVAKENEWLTKNPHNEYLNIAVQFGLLGLIVLLALFISHWQQSFRLPWVAKNFAQAVVVSIAVGCLFNSWLLDVTQGTFYVLFTALLFSRASDNCLEFEQGIG
- a CDS encoding YhdP family phospholipid transporter, whose amino-acid sequence is MKHLFFSLSRFAVVFLSSSLVFFALLVVTGRLLTPFLNHQTQAIEQFTADLLHKPVQVKQFSVIWRGLLPILQGEDVIIWNDSRTQPLLQVKQLDVGINLVKTLLTGSIKLGEVRGLGAELAIHQTKDNQFIVNGFNTALAQPEKDQPNSINALLGWLLEPQLSLQNIKLSYYPVSGEKWPEMQLSAAIENKNNHHYLSAQLQFIGTAQPENLTLIADMTGSVEPSLNNLKGQFYLEGHSVLLDRWIALVTKKYTLQQGVANFKLWSDWQQAHFTKIQALVAHTENSVIQIAKEPPLTLMPFSANIEWQSASDNSWAVNAIVRNFGFLAWKKIPGVKGLNAYAHVTPNSGNFTAHSRNLDVDFKKLFKAPIHLDDLYSELNWQRKTDATLIKVTKFSAVNADASANGQMGLLIPANNATPIINLLAHVKTKRPSQIGSYLLLPFVGHELVQWLDSAIIKGKGDGSVILQGSLSEFPFDKNDGTFLIDTQIHNAELHYESDWPNLQNINGELVFSGRQMQMVVDSAEIFGVDLKDIRANIPLIKTHVQAMLHIATDTINTQLEKGLDFLQATPLAKELGGLSSLELTGPLKLALQLTVPLESGKEKLKVAGTGITQNAKANIPSHNIQIDDLKGQFSVSETSVQAQNLMGVLWNKPINIGIRSVPKTQLVINYDGIDTVLSPEGQGWRFSVNNKLAKGSILIPNNKEQAIEANFDSLVLNSESSAQSEWSFKQIPAINLIAKDVRYNKMDFGKVQLKLRPVLAGIAIRGLQAGNASYHLIANGVWHRQENKKTEFIGQLDSPDLSSFLRSWGLPASLTAEQAHIRFNLQWSGAPYEINLAKLQGSFSFNAANGQIVDIGSSAEAKLGFGRLLTFLSLQSLGKRLQLDFSDLQAKGFDFTSMQGHFNLRAGNAITRDLTIEGPVAAISIMGRVGLQAKDYDLRIKVLPHFTSSLPVIVGLAGGPIAGAITWVANAVLGSTVQKIAETSYHITGSWAKPNIQKNT
- the tldD gene encoding metalloprotease TldD; amino-acid sequence: MTKNNLILARQVLLEPAGLTENQLQTVLSQLLSPAVDMADLYFQATQSESWVLEDRIIKNGSFNIERGVGVRAISGEKTGFAYSDDIILPALQSAAKMAASIAGRGQHGHMNAWQKKPLVNPLYQPIDPILSLNEREKLDLLRQVDEAARAMDPRVQQVNVSLVGEQETILVFNSDGSMSADIRPLVRLNVSVIAEEKGQREQGFAGGGGRTDYHYFMRDNIAIDLAKEAVRQAILNLEAVPAPAGTMPVVLGPGWPGVLLHEAVGHGLEGDFNRKGSSAFTGRVGQRVASPGCTVVDDGTLPNRRGSLTIDDEGTPTQRTILIEKGILKGYMQDKLNARLMGTQSTGNGRRESYACLPMPRMTNTYMLPGPYAPEEIIASVDKGLYAVNFSGGQVDITSGKFVFSACEAYLIENGRITRPVKGATLIGNGPEVLNQVSMIGNDLKLDSGIGSCGKEGQSVPVGVGQPTLKIDSLTVGGTAT
- the msbA gene encoding lipid A export permease/ATP-binding protein MsbA, with product MTKSISHLYTYRRLLGYLQRNWGWFLLGIIGTVFLAGTDAGLIWFLKPLLNKGFVDKDMHFIRYLPIILVVAFIVRGLANFSSGYCLARVARSTVMHIRQEVLAKLLRLPATFYDNTTSGQLLSTIIYNVEQIANASTNSLITLVQESAFIIGLVIIMLTASWQLSLLFFVAVPTMIWIARYSSRRMRTLNKAVQDSMSELTQVAEEVIDGYKVIRTFGGENYETTKFNSLLGRNRFRELKVVVTSSLASSAVQLIAGGIVVITIYLATSHLTHITAGGFASMVTAMLLLLKPMRNLAAVNNVIQRGVSAASSIFALLDEKPERDEGTHTLSTVKGALEFRDVNFSYLQNQVVLAGISFKVNPGETIAIVGRSGSGKSTLVNLLPRFYDHYTGKILLDGIDIRELKLSDLRTQFAFVSQHVTLFNDTIAHNIAYGQLSSVSESMIRRAATAAHAMEFIQQLPEGLSTLIGENGVLLSGGQRQRIAIARALLKNAPFLILDEATSALDTEAERHIQAALEELMHNRTTLVIAHRLSTVEKASKILVLDAGCIVETGTHQELLARNGYYAKLYSMQFAV
- a CDS encoding MraY family glycosyltransferase, which translates into the protein MFHLFSATIAFFTTVFCIFLLKPLALRLGLIDVPNDRKQHQHHTPLIGGLAMFIGFLVALLTLPISLQHYRSFIAGSALLVFVGLLDDFHELSPRSRFLAQIFALLLMFFWGGIKLTHLGDLIFYKPIGLGIYSLPVTLIAGLGIINAINMTDGVDGLAGTLVLTELTLLIVCTVIKGQFLSLSILLLIAATVLAFLMFNFRLPRRLHAQVFMGDAGSMFLGFALVWFLIELSQSGSQAVRPVTMLWITGLPLFDTTAVMLYRASKKQSIFSSDRQHLHHLLVELNMTSAQISISLGASNLALGLLGVLADHYQWAEGVVFIGFIILFVLYFISLFYLRYKLSQKKNSVVFARLLSEN